Below is a window of Geomonas oryzisoli DNA.
TCGAACAGATGCGGCGGGTCCCTGTCGCCGATCCGGCCGTGGCGCATCACGACGAGTTCGCCAGCCGACTCTACAGCCAGATCATGCTCAGGGATTCGGCCCTGCAGCAGGAGGCGGTGAACCTGCAGCAGTATGCCCGGGACCGCGTCCAGAGCGCCAGCGACCGGATGATCTACCTCACCCTGCTGCTCGTGGTCCTGATGGCGCTGGTGACCATCCTGAACTCGGCCTTCCTGAACCGGGTGCTGCACCGGCGCATGGCCGCCATCAAACGGGGCGCCGACGTCATCGCGGCCGGGGACTTGAGCCACGGCATCGAGGTCGAGGGGAACGACGAGCTGGCGGAACTGGCCAGGCTCTTCAACAGCGTGACCTCCCGGATCCGGGAGTACACCCAGGCCCTGCACGACAGCGAGAAACGCTACCGGATGCAGCTGCAGGAATTGGCCAACATCTACACCCACACCCCGGTGGGGCTCTTCGTCGTCGACCGCGACCTGCGCTACGTGCGTCTCAACGAACACCTGGCCAGGCTCAACGGTAAGAGCATCTGCGAGCACGTGGGGCGCCGCGTCGACGAGGTGCTGCCGCCTGAGGTCGCGGCCCGGATCATGGAGACGTGGCGCCCGGTCCTGGAGCGGGGTGAATGCGTCCTAAATGTGGAGGTGCAGGGGAGGGTTGATCCGACGGACCCGGTACTGCACCACTGGCTGGCAAGCTACCAGCCCCTCATCACCGAGGCAGGGGAGGTGACCGGGGTCATGGGCGTGGTACTGGATATCACCGAACGGAAGCTGACCGAGCAGATGCTGGCCGGGGCCCGCCAGCACCTGGAGGAGGAAGTGCAGCAGAGAACAGCGAAGCTGCAGCTCACCAACGAGCACCTGGTCCAGGAGATCGAGATACGCAAGAAGGTGGAGATTGAGCTGTTGGCCCAGCAGCAGAAGCTTCAGGCCATGTCCCTCGATCTGGCCATGGCCGAGGAACGGGAGCGCGACCGTATCGCAAGCGAGCTGCACGACCAGGTCGGGCAGCGGCTCATCCTGGCCAAGCTCAAGCTGGACGCCCTGGCAAGCACCGTTCACGACGGCGAGTGCGAGATCGAGGCCGAAGCGGTAGGAGCACTGGTCCAGCAGACCATACAGGACATCAGGTCGCTCACCTTCCAGATCCGCCCACCGCTTCTGGCCAGCGCCGGCCTGGAGGCGGCCCTGCGCTGGCTCGGCGAGGAACTTCATGCGGATTTCGGGCTGGAAGCGGAGTTCAGCGACGACGGCACGGATAAGACCCTGCCCTACGAGATCCGTTCCACCGTGTTCCAGGCGGTCCGCGAGCTGATGTTGAACGTGATCAAGCATGCCGGCACCCTGCGCTGCCGGGTCGCGTTGTCCCGGCGGGACGGGTTCCTGGTGATTGCGGTCGACGACGACGGCGTCGGCTACCGTGAGGAGCAGGATACGGCGGAGAGCAGAAGTGGCGGCTTCGGGCTCGCCAACGTGAGGCAGAAGATACAGCATCTGGGCGGGAGTTTTTCCATCACCAACAAGGATACAGGCGGGACCGTAGCCACCATCAAGGTGCCGCTGGGGATTTAGCTGATAAAGGGGGCAGAGATGAAGATGAAGATTTTGATAGCAGACGATCACGCCATTGTGCGCCAGGGCCTGCGTGCCCTGATCGACAAAGAGGATGACATGATGGTGAATGCCGAGGCCGGGACCGGCGCCGAGGCGATCCGCCTGACCCGGGAGGAGCGCCCCGACATCATCGTGATGGACATCTCCATGCCGGACACCAACGGGATCGACGCCACCCGCAGCATCACCACCGCCTTCCCCGAGGTCAAGGTGCTGGCGCTCTCCATGGAGTCGGACCGCCGCTTCGTGGTCGAAGTGCTGAAGGCCGGTGCCAACGGCTACGTGCTGA
It encodes the following:
- a CDS encoding sensor histidine kinase: MTFARRLRIISLLSFTLLVIVTGLLAWSSRELAVTERNHVVADQIQATVFHRVTMRDEYFLFGLERAREQWFALNEAATRLLAQGLPQVDDPSAKQILERSRLDLADSVQISKRLVEQMRRVPVADPAVAHHDEFASRLYSQIMLRDSALQQEAVNLQQYARDRVQSASDRMIYLTLLLVVLMALVTILNSAFLNRVLHRRMAAIKRGADVIAAGDLSHGIEVEGNDELAELARLFNSVTSRIREYTQALHDSEKRYRMQLQELANIYTHTPVGLFVVDRDLRYVRLNEHLARLNGKSICEHVGRRVDEVLPPEVAARIMETWRPVLERGECVLNVEVQGRVDPTDPVLHHWLASYQPLITEAGEVTGVMGVVLDITERKLTEQMLAGARQHLEEEVQQRTAKLQLTNEHLVQEIEIRKKVEIELLAQQQKLQAMSLDLAMAEERERDRIASELHDQVGQRLILAKLKLDALASTVHDGECEIEAEAVGALVQQTIQDIRSLTFQIRPPLLASAGLEAALRWLGEELHADFGLEAEFSDDGTDKTLPYEIRSTVFQAVRELMLNVIKHAGTLRCRVALSRRDGFLVIAVDDDGVGYREEQDTAESRSGGFGLANVRQKIQHLGGSFSITNKDTGGTVATIKVPLGI